The following are encoded together in the Actinoplanes sp. N902-109 genome:
- a CDS encoding LuxR family transcriptional regulator, with protein MADRLVRPAARTRPGPGLPLVGRDRELATIAEALRRSEPVLVTGARGTGRSAVLAAAARSHARATGLTVLATGAVPRDEQLPGAALQRLLAPVPELSGVLAGVAGVREMAGALAEHAGRWLWCVDDLDRIDEFSRVVVLAQHGVPVLAGATTPVRSSWRWHVRLDRLTRADAERLLATLPGHDHPAARLVLAQAAGNPLALTELARTLPALPADLPAPTATELPLPDRLRHALAAPAGTLDAVLLRAAVLAAVAAETPGRPAVAALDTLAAPAVWSALAAEGVLRPGRQRRFVHPVMRAAVLERAGFAPVGAARRELVAALPAGHPAQAWHTARAEPAPDATTADLLDRAASGLIAAGRPGAAAYALALAAERSTGPGSAHDRRLRAAHCAERAGAPDWGRQLAAGSPPPGGPAGHGGTGLLRLAYLRGDDQSRDAVRAALPAGADEVTAAWVQAVVEDGDPDGRVRALLTDPAPTGRAGGSPGQDALTLGTLALARHETAAARRHLTRSLALARPGSPDHGLALSGLVTVEWDAGDLTAAAGYAARLIAVTRRDRNVGVVEDVRASARATLAAIAVLRDDADRDRRLREARDELQPGRHALYALRLDRAQGLADSIRGRPDLAFHRLRRHFHPDGRPVHHRGSDLALADLARVAAGLGRGAEVAPIVEAAGARVRRLGSARVTALWLHARALLAGPAAAPLYQRALAGGGPWAVERALTMLDYAQWLRRGQRPAESRPLLTAARAGFTSAGLGGWRERAQAELDAADPPRRTGPVPDGLTPQQRQVVTLAAQGLTNPQIAARLGLSARTVGTHLSRAYPVLGVTRRSQLPAVLDTGGTS; from the coding sequence ATGGCTGATCGGCTGGTACGCCCGGCCGCCCGCACCCGGCCCGGCCCCGGCCTGCCGCTCGTCGGGCGCGACCGGGAGCTGGCCACGATCGCCGAGGCGCTGCGGCGCTCGGAGCCGGTGCTGGTCACCGGTGCCCGCGGCACCGGCCGCTCAGCCGTGCTCGCGGCGGCGGCCCGCTCGCACGCCCGGGCCACCGGCCTGACCGTGCTGGCCACCGGGGCGGTCCCCCGCGACGAGCAGCTGCCGGGTGCGGCGTTGCAACGGCTGCTCGCCCCGGTGCCGGAATTGTCTGGTGTGCTGGCCGGCGTGGCCGGCGTACGGGAGATGGCCGGGGCTCTGGCCGAGCACGCCGGGCGCTGGCTGTGGTGCGTGGACGACCTGGACCGCATCGACGAGTTCTCCCGGGTGGTGGTGCTGGCTCAGCACGGGGTGCCGGTGCTGGCCGGGGCCACCACCCCGGTGCGCAGCTCGTGGCGGTGGCACGTGCGGCTGGACCGGCTCACCCGCGCCGACGCCGAGCGGCTGCTGGCCACGCTGCCCGGCCACGATCATCCCGCTGCCCGGCTGGTGCTGGCCCAGGCGGCGGGCAACCCGCTCGCGCTGACCGAGCTCGCCCGCACCCTGCCCGCGCTGCCCGCCGATCTCCCGGCACCGACGGCCACCGAGCTGCCCCTGCCGGACCGGTTGCGGCATGCCCTGGCCGCCCCCGCCGGCACCCTCGACGCGGTGCTGCTGCGCGCCGCGGTGCTCGCCGCGGTCGCTGCCGAGACCCCGGGCCGGCCGGCCGTGGCCGCGCTCGACACGCTCGCCGCCCCGGCCGTGTGGTCCGCGCTGGCCGCCGAGGGGGTGCTGCGCCCCGGGCGGCAACGCCGCTTCGTCCACCCGGTCATGCGGGCCGCCGTGCTGGAGCGGGCCGGCTTCGCACCGGTCGGGGCGGCCCGGCGCGAGCTGGTGGCGGCGCTGCCCGCCGGGCACCCCGCGCAGGCCTGGCACACCGCCCGCGCCGAGCCTGCCCCCGACGCCACGACCGCGGACCTGCTCGACCGGGCCGCGAGCGGGCTGATCGCCGCCGGCCGGCCCGGTGCCGCCGCGTACGCCCTTGCCCTGGCCGCCGAGCGCAGCACCGGTCCGGGCTCCGCCCACGACCGCCGGCTCCGCGCCGCGCACTGCGCCGAGCGGGCCGGTGCGCCGGACTGGGGGCGGCAGCTCGCGGCCGGGTCACCCCCGCCCGGCGGGCCCGCGGGCCATGGCGGCACCGGCCTGCTGCGCCTGGCCTACCTGCGCGGCGACGACCAGTCCCGCGACGCCGTGCGGGCGGCGCTGCCGGCCGGGGCCGACGAGGTGACCGCCGCCTGGGTGCAGGCCGTCGTCGAGGACGGCGACCCGGACGGCCGGGTGCGGGCGTTGCTCACCGATCCGGCGCCGACCGGCCGGGCCGGCGGCTCACCCGGCCAGGACGCGCTGACCCTGGGCACGCTGGCGCTGGCCCGGCACGAGACCGCGGCGGCCCGCCGCCACCTGACCCGCTCGCTCGCCCTGGCCAGGCCCGGCAGCCCCGACCACGGGCTGGCGCTGTCCGGGCTGGTCACCGTGGAGTGGGACGCCGGTGACCTGACCGCGGCAGCCGGGTACGCCGCCCGGCTCATCGCGGTGACCAGGCGCGACCGCAACGTCGGCGTGGTCGAGGACGTCCGGGCCTCGGCCCGCGCGACGCTGGCCGCCATCGCGGTGCTGCGCGACGACGCCGACCGGGACCGCCGGCTGCGCGAGGCCCGCGACGAGCTGCAACCGGGCCGGCACGCGCTGTACGCCCTGCGCCTCGACCGCGCTCAGGGCCTGGCCGACAGCATTCGTGGCCGGCCCGATCTCGCCTTCCACCGGCTGCGCCGGCACTTCCACCCGGACGGGCGCCCGGTGCACCACCGCGGCTCCGACCTGGCCCTGGCCGACCTGGCCCGGGTGGCGGCCGGGCTGGGCCGGGGCGCCGAGGTGGCCCCGATCGTCGAGGCCGCCGGGGCCCGGGTGCGGCGGCTCGGCTCGGCCCGGGTGACCGCGCTCTGGCTGCACGCCCGGGCGCTGCTGGCCGGCCCGGCCGCCGCTCCGCTGTACCAGCGGGCACTGGCCGGGGGCGGCCCGTGGGCTGTCGAACGGGCACTGACCATGCTGGACTACGCGCAGTGGCTGCGCCGCGGGCAACGCCCGGCCGAGTCCCGCCCGCTGCTCACCGCGGCCCGCGCCGGATTCACCAGCGCCGGGCTGGGCGGCTGGCGCGAGCGGGCGCAGGCCGAGCTGGACGCCGCCGACCCGCCCCGGCGCACCGGGCCGGTCCCCGACGGGCTGACCCCGCAGCAGCGCCAGGTCGTCACGCTGGCCGCGCAGGGGCTGACCAACCCGCAGATAGC
- a CDS encoding AAA family ATPase: MIKISGRAGGCRARMDASAHQLVGGLLDGVRDAPGLIGRGSVWATLTGLLDPAVPTGALLLTGPAGIGKTSLVERFTAGAAELGHPVLHATGDGQDRPYALLRALLGSTAPDGLPEAQSRALRSALTHGEPADLLALRLSVCSAVGALAGDRPVALIVDDVDRADAASFDLLLTLASVLSWGQLPVVALFACRTERVPVELAELIAPVVVPPLTELESQRLLDLLPTAPAGSARLEVLRRAAGNPLALHEYAAGSDTPAGVSEVFARRVRGLPAGTLRALTLAAAGERDLAALPGTPLRDWQPAEDAGLIRITDATVHFRHPLVEYAVLRTAGPQAARAAHRTLAGAATDPLRRLRHRAAAADSPDPELAGALVDAARQLDGAGVVTAVTLLEHAHDLVTPDRRSEVLLEAAERAAAVGRVRWAGELLDRAAAGYDRAAEPALDIRMTALSAWTRTMRGWVHEAAELLAGRISPRSSANHLVGTAGLPVFLLGDGPLHAAVRAATAATPLLPINLFSLAAVRPDERVREAVLAQPGATPGDPQDLVRAAGAGAAAVLIDEPEHATTLLAPAVQAVSEGRAAGVFLTAPGAAGWALVDAGRWVEAERWMVPLLSSPVAAEATLVRFGTDVQLAVVAYGRGREGAARELLARTDRWTGVPLFVLRTAWARGVAALARGDHEQARHDLATAVAVPHDARVLALPDLVAAELAAGRPAPVAAVAELRSWYDGRWLPARRRLRLAAAEALLAGDPAGVADALGPLVAAPQARRWPFERAVLAVELAARQRRAQQPRPARDTLLDALDTFERLGAAAWAARVKAELRIGTPEADPLGGLSAQQEQIVRLAAAGLSNREIGERLFLSPRTIGSHLYRIFPQLGVRNRTQLGELLAGPGRKPPGHRDG; encoded by the coding sequence GTGATCAAGATCAGTGGGCGCGCCGGTGGCTGCCGGGCGAGGATGGACGCTTCGGCACACCAGCTGGTGGGGGGACTGTTGGACGGCGTACGGGATGCACCCGGCTTGATCGGCCGTGGCTCGGTGTGGGCCACGCTGACCGGCCTGCTCGACCCCGCGGTGCCGACGGGCGCGCTGCTGCTCACCGGTCCGGCCGGCATCGGCAAGACCAGCCTGGTGGAGCGGTTCACGGCGGGAGCGGCCGAGCTCGGGCACCCGGTGCTGCACGCCACCGGCGACGGCCAGGACCGGCCCTACGCCCTGCTGCGCGCCCTGCTGGGCAGCACCGCACCGGACGGGCTGCCCGAGGCCCAGAGCCGGGCATTGCGTTCCGCGCTGACCCACGGGGAGCCGGCCGATTTGCTGGCGCTGCGGCTGAGCGTCTGCTCGGCCGTCGGCGCGCTGGCCGGTGACCGGCCGGTGGCCCTGATCGTCGACGACGTGGACCGGGCCGACGCGGCCAGCTTCGACCTGCTGCTCACCCTGGCCTCGGTGCTGTCCTGGGGGCAGCTGCCGGTGGTGGCGCTGTTCGCCTGCCGCACCGAGCGGGTCCCGGTCGAGCTGGCCGAGCTGATCGCCCCGGTCGTGGTGCCGCCGCTGACCGAGCTCGAGTCGCAACGCCTGCTCGACCTGCTGCCCACCGCACCGGCCGGGTCGGCCCGGCTGGAGGTGCTGCGCCGGGCCGCGGGCAACCCGCTCGCCCTGCACGAGTACGCCGCGGGCAGCGACACCCCGGCCGGGGTGTCCGAGGTCTTCGCCCGCCGGGTGCGCGGGCTGCCGGCCGGCACGCTGCGGGCGCTCACGCTGGCCGCCGCGGGCGAGCGAGACCTGGCGGCGCTGCCGGGCACGCCGCTGCGGGACTGGCAGCCGGCCGAGGACGCCGGGCTGATCAGGATCACCGACGCCACCGTGCACTTCCGGCATCCGCTGGTGGAGTACGCCGTGCTGCGGACCGCGGGGCCGCAGGCCGCCCGGGCCGCCCACCGCACGCTGGCCGGGGCCGCCACGGACCCGCTGCGCCGGCTGCGGCACCGCGCCGCCGCGGCCGACAGCCCGGACCCGGAGCTGGCCGGCGCGCTGGTCGACGCGGCCCGGCAGCTGGACGGCGCGGGCGTGGTGACCGCCGTGACGCTGCTGGAGCACGCCCACGACCTGGTAACACCCGACCGGCGCAGCGAGGTGCTGCTGGAGGCCGCGGAACGGGCCGCCGCGGTGGGCCGGGTGCGCTGGGCCGGTGAGCTGCTCGACCGGGCCGCCGCCGGCTACGACCGGGCCGCCGAGCCCGCGCTCGACATCCGGATGACCGCCCTGTCGGCGTGGACCCGCACCATGCGCGGCTGGGTGCACGAGGCCGCCGAGCTGCTCGCCGGCCGGATCAGCCCGCGCAGCTCGGCCAACCACCTGGTCGGCACCGCCGGTCTGCCGGTCTTCCTGCTGGGCGACGGCCCGCTGCACGCCGCCGTGCGGGCCGCCACCGCGGCGACGCCGCTGCTGCCGATCAATCTGTTCTCGCTGGCCGCGGTGCGCCCCGACGAGCGGGTACGGGAGGCCGTGCTGGCCCAGCCCGGCGCCACCCCCGGGGACCCGCAGGATCTCGTCCGCGCCGCCGGGGCCGGGGCCGCAGCCGTGCTCATCGACGAGCCGGAGCACGCGACGACGTTGCTCGCCCCGGCCGTGCAGGCGGTGTCCGAGGGCCGGGCGGCCGGGGTCTTCCTGACCGCGCCGGGCGCCGCCGGGTGGGCACTGGTCGACGCCGGGCGCTGGGTCGAGGCGGAACGCTGGATGGTGCCGCTGCTGTCCTCGCCGGTCGCGGCGGAGGCGACCCTGGTGCGGTTCGGCACCGACGTCCAGCTCGCCGTGGTGGCGTACGGCCGGGGCCGCGAGGGCGCCGCCCGCGAGCTGCTCGCGCGCACCGACCGGTGGACCGGCGTGCCGTTGTTCGTGCTGCGCACGGCGTGGGCGCGCGGCGTGGCAGCGCTGGCCCGGGGCGATCACGAGCAGGCCCGTCACGATCTCGCCACGGCCGTCGCGGTGCCGCACGACGCCCGGGTCCTGGCGCTGCCCGACCTGGTCGCGGCGGAGCTGGCCGCCGGGCGGCCCGCACCCGTCGCCGCGGTCGCGGAACTGCGGTCCTGGTACGACGGCCGCTGGCTGCCGGCCCGGCGCCGGCTGCGGCTGGCCGCGGCCGAGGCGCTGCTCGCCGGTGACCCGGCAGGCGTGGCCGACGCGCTCGGCCCGCTCGTTGCCGCTCCGCAAGCCCGGCGCTGGCCATTCGAACGCGCGGTGCTCGCCGTCGAGCTGGCCGCCCGGCAACGCCGGGCCCAGCAGCCGCGCCCGGCCCGCGACACGCTGCTGGACGCGCTCGACACGTTCGAGCGGCTGGGCGCCGCGGCCTGGGCCGCCCGGGTCAAGGCCGAGCTGCGCATCGGCACGCCGGAGGCCGACCCGCTCGGCGGGCTCAGCGCGCAGCAGGAACAGATCGTGCGGCTGGCCGCAGCCGGGCTGAGCAACCGCGAGATCGGCGAGCGGCTGTTCCTGTCACCGCGCACCATCGGCTCTCACTTGTACCGCATCTTCCCGCAGCTGGGCGTGCGGAACAGGACCCAGCTCGGCGAGCTGCTCGCCGGCCCGGGCCGCAAGCCACCGGGGCACCGCGATGGCTGA
- a CDS encoding cytochrome P450, giving the protein MAEGSRHVISELAAGYDPLGVHAEDPYPFYAEARRREPVFWSPRADAWVVTRSGDVETVLKDPAGFSSVNSLRPIRPLFPATVAVLAEGGPPAPDHVTSDGAVHRRLRQPYARHLTAPGRIKAMEPEIRRRADALVAAFAAGGSADLVARFAKPLPLQTAVALFGFDPADTATVREGSEAAFRLGSVDLGEAEEVAAARSLLAFKRLVLGYVRQRRATPTGDLISDVVAALADGDGPLTGDREAALVTTLTSTFGAGHITTADLIGTALKLLAGHPEQWELLVRHPGLIPAAVEEVLRFEAPIPTMFRRTTRAVVLSGVEIPAGADVLVVFASANRDEERAADADRFDITRRPGRHFAFGAGVHTCVGAAPARAQARIALQVLAERLPGLRPVPGREVPVRRSITIRGPLALELAW; this is encoded by the coding sequence ATGGCTGAGGGGAGCCGCCACGTGATCAGTGAACTCGCCGCCGGCTACGACCCGCTCGGGGTGCACGCCGAGGACCCGTACCCGTTCTATGCCGAGGCCCGGCGCCGCGAGCCGGTCTTCTGGTCGCCGCGGGCGGACGCCTGGGTGGTGACCCGGTCCGGCGACGTCGAGACCGTGCTCAAGGATCCGGCGGGGTTCTCGTCGGTCAACAGCCTGCGGCCGATCCGGCCGCTGTTCCCGGCAACCGTGGCCGTGCTGGCCGAGGGTGGGCCGCCGGCGCCGGACCATGTCACCTCCGACGGCGCGGTGCACCGCCGGTTGCGGCAGCCGTACGCGCGGCATCTGACCGCGCCGGGGCGGATCAAGGCGATGGAACCCGAGATCCGGCGGCGGGCGGACGCGCTGGTGGCCGCGTTCGCCGCCGGTGGCAGCGCCGATCTGGTGGCGCGGTTCGCCAAGCCGCTGCCGTTGCAGACCGCCGTCGCGCTGTTCGGTTTCGACCCGGCGGACACCGCAACGGTCAGGGAGGGCAGCGAGGCGGCGTTCCGGCTGGGCAGCGTCGATCTCGGCGAGGCGGAGGAGGTGGCTGCGGCGCGCAGCCTGCTCGCGTTCAAGCGGCTGGTGCTCGGCTATGTCCGGCAGCGCCGCGCGACCCCGACGGGCGACCTGATCAGCGACGTGGTCGCCGCGCTGGCCGACGGCGACGGCCCGCTGACCGGCGACCGGGAGGCGGCCCTGGTCACCACGCTGACCAGCACGTTCGGCGCCGGGCACATCACCACCGCCGACCTGATCGGCACCGCGCTCAAGCTGCTGGCCGGGCACCCGGAGCAATGGGAGCTGCTGGTGCGGCACCCCGGGCTGATCCCCGCCGCGGTCGAGGAGGTGCTGCGGTTCGAGGCGCCGATCCCGACGATGTTCCGGCGCACCACCCGGGCCGTCGTGCTCTCCGGGGTGGAGATCCCCGCGGGTGCCGACGTGCTGGTGGTGTTCGCCTCGGCCAACCGGGACGAGGAGCGGGCCGCCGACGCCGACCGGTTCGACATCACCCGCCGGCCGGGGCGGCACTTCGCCTTCGGTGCGGGCGTGCACACCTGCGTCGGCGCGGCACCGGCGCGCGCCCAGGCCCGCATCGCCCTGCAGGTGCTGGCGGAGCGGTTGCCCGGGTTGCGTCCCGTGCCGGGCCGGGAGGTGCCGGTCCGCCGCTCGATCACCATCCGGGGCCCGCTCGCCCTCGAACTGGCCTGGTGA
- a CDS encoding BMP family protein, producing MRRALATFAAITTVATLTACVSNDETATPAPSAGASAGAGAGTLPAGEPDVNGDGKVVIGVLSPGDINDNGYYESFVVKAEAFARSKGWTVIKRGSVPVTEALTAARALCQQKVDLVAIGAAELKDAIPAAGEAVCEKTAWYVPSSANIAQTPRIMLSSDDPRQSLLAAGYAAGLLMYARGSTKAGFVTGPEADFTKVGSAAFLAGIREVLPAATLVTTYTGDFDDSGKAREATQAQLSQGVGAVYPYLGGATDAATALANTKKVVTLTPGTDRCASTSPAFDISVLFDPGDYFAAALQLYAAGQLRMGVTRTWQLGRDPYPTVKLCRGTAEQKAKLAAFIAAIGSGKIDPASEVRRLGS from the coding sequence GTGAGGAGAGCACTCGCCACCTTTGCCGCGATCACCACGGTTGCCACGCTCACCGCGTGTGTCAGCAACGACGAGACCGCCACGCCAGCACCGTCGGCCGGGGCCAGTGCGGGTGCCGGTGCGGGCACCCTGCCGGCCGGGGAACCGGACGTGAACGGCGACGGCAAGGTGGTCATCGGGGTGCTCAGCCCCGGCGACATCAACGACAACGGCTACTACGAGAGCTTCGTGGTCAAGGCCGAGGCCTTCGCCAGGAGCAAGGGCTGGACAGTCATCAAGCGCGGCAGCGTGCCGGTCACCGAGGCGCTCACCGCGGCGCGGGCGCTGTGCCAGCAAAAGGTCGACCTGGTCGCCATCGGTGCCGCCGAACTCAAGGACGCGATCCCGGCCGCCGGGGAAGCCGTCTGCGAGAAGACCGCGTGGTACGTGCCGTCGTCGGCCAACATCGCGCAGACCCCGAGGATCATGCTGTCCAGCGACGACCCCCGGCAGTCGCTGCTGGCCGCCGGTTACGCGGCCGGGCTGCTCATGTACGCCCGCGGCAGCACGAAGGCCGGCTTCGTCACCGGTCCGGAGGCCGACTTCACCAAGGTGGGCTCGGCGGCGTTCCTGGCCGGGATCCGCGAGGTCCTGCCCGCCGCGACGCTGGTGACCACGTACACCGGGGACTTCGACGACTCCGGCAAGGCCCGCGAGGCCACCCAGGCCCAGCTCAGCCAGGGGGTCGGGGCGGTGTACCCGTACCTGGGCGGGGCGACCGACGCGGCCACCGCGCTGGCCAACACCAAGAAGGTCGTCACGCTCACCCCGGGCACCGACCGGTGCGCCTCGACCAGCCCGGCGTTCGACATCTCGGTGCTGTTCGACCCCGGTGACTACTTCGCCGCGGCGTTGCAGCTGTACGCGGCCGGGCAGCTGCGCATGGGCGTGACCCGTACCTGGCAGCTGGGCCGGGACCCGTACCCGACGGTCAAGCTCTGCCGCGGCACGGCCGAGCAGAAGGCCAAGCTCGCGGCCTTCATCGCCGCGATCGGCAGCGGCAAGATCGACCCGGCTTCCGAGGTGCGCAGGCTTGGCTCCTGA
- a CDS encoding ABC transporter ATP-binding protein gives MAPEPALRLRGISKRYGTVAACDAVDLTVQRGEIHGLLGENGAGKSTLMRILFGLETRDAGTIERDGRPVEVTGPRAAAVLGLGMVHQHFSLIEPLTVWENVVLGDTGRVRRSAAIAEVAAVGARYGLAIDPRSPVAALSAGERQRVELLKCLRRDPAVLILDEPTSVLTSAESAELFAVLRRAVAAEHRAVVLISHKLAEITAATDRVTVLRCGRVVFRSATRDTGEAELARQMVGREVALDAAVGLLPAASAAAAPAGAVAASGAPALRISGVTVRPTLDGLDLTVRPGEIVGLYGAEGNGQRTLGDVLSGLVVPDAGTVEVAGVPVDLSRPGALPAAGLGIVPEDRHHAGVVPDMSVAANLVLTRLGEVSGRVLVNRRRLHRQARRLADEFGIAAASLDAPLRSLSGGNQQRVVLARELSGRPRVLVAAQPSRGLDVGAVEDMYARLRRCAADGVAVLVISTELDEILTLAGRIAIISGGRIAGEMPTAQADPERLGLLIGGMA, from the coding sequence TTGGCTCCTGAGCCCGCCCTGCGGCTGCGGGGCATCAGCAAACGGTACGGGACAGTGGCCGCCTGCGACGCCGTGGACCTCACCGTCCAGCGCGGCGAGATCCACGGCCTGCTCGGCGAGAACGGCGCCGGCAAGTCCACGCTGATGCGCATCCTGTTCGGGCTGGAGACCCGCGACGCCGGCACCATCGAGCGCGACGGCCGGCCGGTCGAGGTGACCGGTCCGCGGGCCGCGGCGGTGCTCGGACTGGGCATGGTGCACCAGCACTTCAGCCTGATCGAGCCGCTGACCGTCTGGGAGAACGTGGTGCTCGGCGACACCGGCCGGGTCCGGCGCTCCGCGGCGATCGCGGAGGTCGCCGCGGTAGGTGCGCGCTACGGCCTGGCCATCGACCCACGGTCGCCGGTCGCCGCCCTGTCGGCCGGTGAACGCCAGCGTGTCGAGCTGCTCAAATGCCTGCGCCGCGACCCGGCCGTACTGATCCTCGACGAACCGACCTCGGTGCTGACCAGCGCCGAGTCGGCCGAGCTGTTCGCGGTGCTTCGCCGGGCGGTGGCCGCCGAGCACCGCGCGGTCGTGCTGATCAGCCACAAGCTCGCCGAGATCACCGCGGCCACCGACCGGGTCACCGTGCTGCGGTGCGGCCGGGTGGTGTTCCGCAGCGCCACCCGCGACACCGGCGAGGCCGAGCTGGCCCGGCAGATGGTCGGCCGTGAGGTGGCGCTGGACGCCGCGGTCGGGCTGCTGCCGGCCGCCTCCGCTGCCGCAGCCCCCGCCGGTGCCGTCGCTGCCTCGGGCGCCCCCGCGTTGCGGATCAGCGGGGTGACCGTCCGGCCCACGCTCGACGGGCTCGACCTCACCGTGCGGCCCGGTGAGATCGTCGGGCTGTACGGGGCCGAGGGCAACGGCCAGCGCACCCTCGGCGACGTGCTCAGCGGCCTGGTCGTACCCGACGCCGGTACGGTCGAGGTGGCCGGTGTGCCGGTGGACCTGAGCCGCCCCGGCGCGCTGCCGGCGGCCGGGCTGGGCATCGTCCCGGAGGACCGGCACCACGCCGGGGTCGTACCGGACATGAGCGTCGCCGCCAACCTGGTGCTGACCCGGCTCGGCGAGGTCAGCGGCCGGGTCCTGGTCAACCGGCGCCGGCTGCACCGGCAGGCCCGCCGGCTGGCCGACGAGTTCGGCATCGCCGCCGCGTCGCTGGACGCGCCGCTGCGCAGCCTCTCCGGCGGCAACCAGCAGCGGGTGGTGCTGGCCCGCGAGCTGTCCGGCCGGCCCCGGGTGCTGGTCGCCGCGCAGCCGTCGCGCGGGCTCGACGTCGGCGCGGTCGAGGACATGTACGCCCGGCTGCGCCGGTGCGCCGCCGACGGGGTCGCCGTGCTGGTGATCTCCACCGAACTCGACGAGATCCTCACCCTGGCGGGCCGCATCGCGATCATCTCCGGCGGCCGCATCGCCGGGGAGATGCCCACCGCGCAGGCCGACCCGGAACGGCTCGGGCTGCTCATCGGCGGGATGGCATGA
- a CDS encoding ABC transporter permease, whose translation MTRTVAWTSAVAVAAALTLSAALIALTGGSPGAALRALLDGSLGDATAVSTTLLYAAPLLLVAVGACVSARSGAFNIGQEGQMLIGALAAAATGLRLALPGPTLLLVALLAAAVAAGAWAWLSSLMHRLRGVDVAVSTLLMTFLAQQVVAYAVTTPWLLQESRLGAAAALPQSNKLPARALLGSLGDYPGLQVNLGLALAVPAAVLTAVALGRTRWGFRLTMTGLNPAAARHAGVHVGALGGGALAVSGALAGLAGAVLLTSPVSTNRLQPDSSLGIGWDGLLIALIARNRPLTSIPVAALFAVLRSGGGFLAATGVPPYLVDIVKALLTLAFVAPPVIAGLVRPRPAVA comes from the coding sequence ATGACCCGTACGGTCGCCTGGACCTCGGCCGTGGCGGTGGCCGCCGCCCTCACCCTGTCCGCGGCGCTGATCGCGCTGACCGGCGGCTCGCCCGGCGCGGCGCTGCGGGCCCTGCTCGACGGCAGCCTCGGCGACGCGACCGCGGTGAGCACCACCCTGCTGTACGCGGCACCGCTGCTGCTGGTCGCCGTGGGCGCGTGCGTGAGCGCCCGCTCCGGCGCCTTCAACATCGGCCAGGAGGGTCAGATGCTGATCGGTGCGCTCGCCGCTGCCGCCACCGGGCTGCGCCTGGCCCTGCCCGGTCCCACGCTGCTGCTGGTCGCGCTGCTCGCCGCCGCGGTGGCCGCCGGGGCATGGGCCTGGCTCAGCTCGCTCATGCACCGGCTGCGCGGGGTGGACGTCGCGGTCAGCACCCTGCTCATGACGTTCCTGGCCCAGCAGGTCGTCGCGTACGCGGTGACCACGCCGTGGCTGCTGCAGGAATCCCGGCTCGGGGCCGCGGCGGCGCTGCCACAGTCCAACAAGCTGCCGGCGCGGGCGCTGCTCGGCTCGCTCGGCGACTACCCGGGGCTGCAGGTCAACCTGGGACTCGCGCTGGCGGTGCCGGCCGCGGTGCTGACGGCGGTGGCTCTGGGCCGTACCCGCTGGGGTTTCCGGCTGACCATGACCGGCCTCAACCCGGCGGCGGCCCGCCATGCCGGGGTCCACGTGGGTGCGCTCGGCGGCGGTGCGCTGGCGGTGTCCGGTGCGCTCGCCGGGCTGGCCGGTGCCGTGCTGCTGACCAGCCCGGTGAGCACCAACCGGCTGCAGCCGGACAGCTCGCTGGGGATCGGCTGGGACGGGCTGCTGATCGCGCTGATCGCCCGCAACCGGCCGTTGACGAGCATCCCGGTGGCGGCGCTGTTCGCGGTGCTGCGCTCCGGTGGGGGGTTCCTGGCCGCGACGGGTGTGCCGCCGTACCTGGTGGACATCGTCAAGGCTCTGCTGACGCTGGCGTTCGTCGCGCCGCCGGTGATCGCCGGGCTGGTCCGCCCCCGGCCGGCCGTCGCATGA
- a CDS encoding ABC transporter permease gives MSLTADAATILSSGIRLTAPLAFAACGEYLAERAGTLNVSVEAMMLGAAFGAVAVADLTGSATTGLLAGALTGALIGLLHGILSYGAQVDTFITGLVLNALVLGLTSYLIATSDLDSHQVTQVSVPLLRDLPVLGTPLAVERWPVYLLLVLVPSTWWLVDRSRWGLELRAAGENPAAADMTGIRVNLRRRQALLWCGALSGLGGAYLAVGEVGSFNQNMTAGRGYLVIAAVIFGGWRLGRTLAGCALFGLADALRLALPALGLTVNSQLLVSAPYVLALLAMLLFTNRHRRPGGLGRSFRRGAAPFG, from the coding sequence ATGAGCCTCACCGCGGATGCGGCCACCATCCTGTCCAGCGGCATCCGGCTGACGGCGCCGCTGGCGTTCGCGGCCTGCGGGGAGTACCTGGCCGAACGCGCCGGCACCCTCAACGTCTCGGTCGAGGCCATGATGCTGGGCGCGGCGTTCGGCGCGGTGGCCGTCGCCGATCTCACCGGCAGCGCCACCACCGGCCTGCTGGCCGGCGCCCTGACCGGCGCGCTGATCGGCTTGCTGCACGGCATCCTGTCGTACGGGGCACAGGTCGACACGTTCATCACCGGGCTGGTCCTCAACGCGCTGGTGCTCGGGCTGACCAGCTACCTGATCGCCACCAGCGACCTGGACAGCCACCAGGTGACCCAGGTCAGCGTGCCGCTGCTGCGCGACCTGCCGGTGCTGGGCACCCCGCTGGCCGTCGAACGCTGGCCGGTCTACCTGCTGCTCGTCCTGGTCCCGTCCACCTGGTGGCTGGTCGACCGCAGCCGCTGGGGCCTGGAACTCCGCGCCGCCGGCGAGAACCCCGCCGCGGCCGACATGACCGGCATCCGGGTGAACCTGCGCCGCCGCCAGGCCCTGCTGTGGTGCGGCGCCCTGTCCGGGCTCGGCGGTGCCTACCTCGCGGTGGGTGAAGTCGGCTCGTTCAACCAGAACATGACGGCCGGGCGCGGCTACCTGGTGATCGCCGCGGTCATCTTCGGCGGCTGGCGGCTGGGCCGGACGCTGGCCGGCTGCGCCCTGTTCGGCTTGGCCGACGCCCTGCGCCTGGCCCTGCCCGCCCTGGGCCTCACGGTCAACTCGCAGCTGCTGGTGTCGGCGCCGTATGTGCTCGCGCTGCTGGCGATGCTGCTGTTCACCAACCGCCACCGGCGGCCGGGCGGGCTGGGGCGGTCGTTCCGGCGGGGGGCTGCCCCCTTCGGGTGA